One window of the Streptomyces asoensis genome contains the following:
- a CDS encoding aldehyde dehydrogenase family protein has protein sequence MSATQGIESRTHRTETAAEVVGRLRATFNTGVTRPLDWRVSQLQRLRALLVENEQELIEALWADLRKNAAEAKMQEIDFTVADIDETLANLESWLEPRPVEVPAHFGPTTTAYTTYDPLGVVLVIAPWNFPLHLLIDPIIGALAAGNTVVAKPSEMSVHTSAVASRLLREYFDADVLTVVEGGAEETTALLAQRFDQIFYTGNGTVGRIVMAAAAKNLTPVTLELGGKSPVFVAPDADVDETAKRLVGAKFGNAGQQCIAPDYVLADPATTAALVPALRVAVEAQFGTTPQTSADFGRIINERHFDRLTALLDSGRAAVGGQHDRDDLFIAPTVLTDVDPASPVMQEEIFGPILAVVEVEDLDAAIAFINEREKPLALYAFTDSEATKSRLVKETSSGGVAWGQPVMQLLMPGLPFGGVGESGMGRYHGRYSLETFSHLKAVADVPLS, from the coding sequence ATGAGCGCAACACAGGGGATCGAGTCGAGGACGCACCGGACGGAAACGGCTGCGGAGGTGGTGGGCCGCCTTCGTGCGACGTTCAACACCGGCGTCACCCGCCCACTGGACTGGCGCGTCAGCCAGCTGCAGCGGCTGCGGGCCCTGCTGGTCGAGAACGAGCAGGAGCTGATCGAAGCGCTCTGGGCGGATCTGAGGAAGAACGCCGCCGAGGCGAAGATGCAGGAGATCGACTTCACCGTCGCCGACATCGACGAGACGCTGGCGAATCTCGAGAGCTGGCTTGAGCCTCGGCCGGTGGAGGTTCCTGCCCACTTCGGTCCCACGACCACGGCCTACACCACGTACGACCCGCTCGGGGTCGTCCTGGTGATCGCTCCGTGGAATTTCCCGCTGCACCTTCTCATCGACCCGATCATCGGCGCGCTGGCCGCCGGGAACACCGTGGTGGCCAAGCCGAGCGAGATGTCGGTGCACACATCGGCGGTGGCTTCACGCCTGCTGCGTGAGTACTTCGACGCCGATGTGCTCACCGTGGTCGAGGGGGGTGCCGAGGAGACCACGGCCCTGCTGGCGCAGCGTTTCGACCAGATCTTCTACACGGGCAATGGCACGGTCGGCCGGATCGTCATGGCAGCAGCGGCCAAGAACCTCACCCCGGTCACGCTTGAACTCGGGGGCAAGTCGCCGGTCTTCGTGGCGCCCGACGCCGACGTGGACGAGACCGCGAAGCGGCTGGTCGGCGCCAAGTTCGGCAACGCGGGGCAGCAGTGCATAGCCCCCGACTACGTTCTGGCCGATCCTGCCACCACTGCCGCACTGGTTCCCGCCCTCCGCGTGGCGGTCGAAGCTCAGTTCGGTACCACTCCGCAGACCTCAGCCGACTTCGGCCGGATCATCAACGAGCGGCACTTCGACCGGCTCACCGCTCTGCTGGACTCCGGCCGGGCGGCGGTGGGAGGCCAGCACGACCGTGACGACCTGTTCATCGCACCGACGGTGCTCACCGATGTCGACCCCGCATCGCCGGTCATGCAGGAGGAGATCTTCGGTCCGATCCTCGCCGTCGTCGAAGTCGAAGACCTCGATGCCGCCATCGCCTTCATCAACGAACGCGAAAAGCCCCTCGCGCTCTACGCCTTCACCGACTCCGAGGCCACCAAGTCGCGCCTCGTGAAGGAGACGTCCTCCGGCGGCGTCGCCTGGGGCCAGCCGGTGATGCAACTGCTCATGCCCGGCCTGCCTTTCGGTGGCGTCGGCGAAAGCGGCATGGGCCGGTACCACGGCCGGTACTCCCTCGAGACGTTCAGCCACCTCAAGGCTGTCGCGGACGTGCCGCTCAGCTAA
- a CDS encoding helix-turn-helix domain-containing protein gives MDEYPEPVHEPAAGALDPRAELSEFLRTRRARLKPEDVGLPDFGRYRRVPGLRREELAQLAGVSVAYYTRLEQGNGRHVSAEVLDAIARALRLSDAEHAHLTHLAKPKQQKKKPAGRAQQVRGPLRTLLDTMDGVPAILVGRRSDILVWNRMAAAVFGDWAELPAREQNWARLVFLRPEYRDLFVHWEHKASDVVSQLRMDAGSHPDDPRLSALVGELSVKSEEFRRLWATHDVKEKCHGTQRLHHPLVGELDLRLESFHQADAREQMLVTYHAEPNSPSAEALRLLASWGADATRVGTGTSSARTA, from the coding sequence ATGGACGAATACCCCGAACCGGTGCACGAGCCCGCCGCCGGCGCGCTGGACCCGCGTGCCGAGCTCAGCGAGTTCCTGCGCACCCGGCGGGCCCGGCTGAAGCCGGAGGACGTGGGGCTGCCGGACTTCGGACGGTACCGGCGGGTGCCGGGGCTGCGCCGCGAGGAGCTGGCGCAGCTGGCCGGGGTGTCCGTGGCGTACTACACGCGGCTGGAACAGGGCAACGGGCGGCACGTGTCGGCGGAGGTCCTCGACGCCATCGCCCGCGCGCTCAGGCTGAGCGACGCCGAGCACGCCCACCTCACGCACCTGGCGAAGCCGAAGCAGCAGAAGAAGAAGCCGGCCGGCCGCGCCCAGCAGGTGCGAGGTCCCCTGCGGACGCTGCTGGACACCATGGACGGCGTTCCGGCGATCCTCGTGGGGCGGCGCTCGGACATCCTCGTCTGGAACCGGATGGCCGCGGCGGTCTTCGGCGACTGGGCCGAGCTGCCGGCTAGGGAGCAGAACTGGGCGCGGCTGGTGTTCCTGAGGCCCGAGTACCGCGACCTGTTCGTGCACTGGGAGCACAAAGCCAGCGACGTCGTCTCTCAACTGCGCATGGACGCCGGCTCCCATCCGGACGACCCCCGGCTGTCCGCGCTGGTGGGCGAACTCTCCGTGAAGAGCGAGGAATTCAGGCGGCTGTGGGCCACCCACGACGTCAAGGAGAAGTGCCACGGCACCCAGCGCCTGCACCACCCGCTCGTCGGCGAACTCGACCTCCGCCTCGAGTCGTTCCACCAGGCCGACGCCCGCGAGCAGATGTTGGTGACCTACCACGCCGAACCGAACTCCCCGTCGGCGGAGGCTCTGCGACTGCTGGCCAGCTGGGGCGCGGATGCGACCCGGGTGGGAACGGGCACGTCGTCGGCACGCACGGCTTGA
- a CDS encoding alpha/beta hydrolase, giving the protein MSRVHKDLRFTDIPKRTESIRVETGAGLVTCTVYRPSAVAAPAPVYVNFHGGGFVVARPQQDDHICRYIAATADCVVINVDYAVAPQRPYPVPVTQAYDVTAWVAESGTANNWDGSRLAVGGHSAGANLTAAVCRTARDRGTFTPRLQIIDSAPLDQLADPATKQSPIVKPLLTPQLMRVFTAAYVSDPADLAHPLVSPGLADDLAGLPPALVITAENDRLREEGDAYAKALEAAGVPVTHRCFEGVDHYFTHTGPVPAGKEAIDLMATTLRTALTA; this is encoded by the coding sequence ATGAGCCGCGTGCACAAGGATCTGCGCTTCACCGACATCCCGAAGCGCACGGAATCCATCCGGGTGGAGACCGGCGCCGGACTGGTGACGTGCACCGTCTACCGCCCGTCGGCCGTCGCAGCCCCTGCCCCCGTGTACGTCAACTTCCACGGCGGCGGTTTCGTGGTCGCCCGCCCCCAGCAGGACGACCACATCTGCCGCTACATAGCCGCCACGGCCGACTGCGTGGTGATCAACGTGGACTACGCTGTTGCCCCGCAGCGGCCGTACCCGGTACCCGTCACCCAGGCGTACGACGTCACGGCCTGGGTGGCCGAGAGCGGCACCGCCAACAACTGGGACGGTTCGCGACTCGCCGTGGGCGGACATAGCGCCGGGGCCAACCTGACCGCCGCGGTCTGCCGCACCGCTCGGGACCGCGGCACCTTCACGCCCCGCCTCCAGATCATCGACTCGGCACCGCTCGACCAGCTCGCCGACCCGGCCACCAAGCAGTCACCCATCGTCAAGCCCCTGCTTACCCCTCAGCTCATGCGGGTCTTCACCGCCGCCTACGTCTCCGATCCCGCCGACCTGGCCCATCCGCTGGTGTCGCCCGGATTGGCCGACGACCTAGCCGGGCTGCCGCCCGCCCTGGTCATCACCGCGGAGAACGATCGCCTGCGCGAGGAGGGCGATGCGTACGCCAAGGCCCTGGAAGCTGCCGGCGTTCCGGTCACCCACCGTTGCTTCGAGGGTGTCGACCACTACTTCACCCACACCGGCCCGGTACCGGCCGGGAAGGAAGCCATCGATCTGATGGCCACCACCCTGCGCACGGCACTCACCGCCTGA
- a CDS encoding nitronate monooxygenase, which translates to MLAQDEGRHQGMPLVRGHQRAVGPFGEEAAAVGDRYEVRHAVALPVIAAGGIATAADATAVLRAGAVAAMVGTVLLRTRRADPTGAQALLRPWLPPPDAARWAWSHTGP; encoded by the coding sequence GTGCTGGCGCAGGACGAAGGACGTCATCAGGGCATGCCCCTGGTTCGGGGCCACCAGCGGGCCGTAGGTCCGTTCGGTGAGGAAGCTGCTGCCGTCGGTGACCGTTATGAGGTCCGCCACGCCGTCGCCCTGCCCGTCATCGCCGCGGGCGGGATCGCCACCGCCGCCGATGCGACGGCCGTGCTGCGCGCTGGCGCGGTGGCTGCCATGGTCGGCACTGTTCTGCTGCGCACCAGGAGAGCGGACCCGACCGGGGCTCAGGCGCTGCTGCGGCCTTGGCTGCCTCCGCCGGATGCAGCCAGGTGGGCTTGGAGCCACACGGGGCCCTGA
- a CDS encoding ATP-binding protein, producing the protein MRATPEASHNGGDGPPAPDEYLIRAGYALGGDDGCIADARRHALAFLDQAAADYPLSVPARTRDLTQLVVSELVTNACKYAPGPVLVELRISTRAVDVVVWDSDPTVPAARAADPDRIGQHGLEIVKAVAKDLVVEQQPVGKRITARIPLLDTPAAAPAPSA; encoded by the coding sequence ATGAGGGCGACGCCAGAGGCATCCCATAACGGCGGCGACGGCCCTCCGGCGCCGGATGAGTACCTGATCCGCGCCGGCTACGCCCTCGGGGGTGACGACGGCTGCATCGCCGACGCCCGCCGGCACGCCCTCGCCTTCCTCGACCAGGCCGCAGCCGACTATCCCCTGTCGGTGCCCGCCCGCACGAGGGACCTGACCCAGCTGGTGGTCAGCGAGCTGGTCACCAACGCCTGCAAATACGCCCCCGGCCCGGTCCTGGTGGAACTGCGGATCAGCACCCGTGCCGTGGACGTCGTGGTGTGGGACAGCGACCCCACGGTGCCCGCGGCCCGGGCCGCGGATCCCGACCGGATCGGCCAGCACGGCCTGGAGATCGTCAAAGCTGTCGCCAAGGACCTCGTCGTCGAGCAGCAGCCGGTCGGCAAGCGCATCACGGCCCGCATCCCCCTGCTCGACACCCCGGCAGCGGCCCCAGCGCCCTCAGCCTGA
- a CDS encoding STAS domain-containing protein, whose translation MSNIEQTDRPDRFSVAHRTVDGVRVVTVQGEIDHDVQELLSAALLSADSAAQASRIVVDLSRVTFMDSSGINVFILAHQAVSAAEGWLRLAAAQTPVLHVLRLVGIDTFITCHPTLEQALEP comes from the coding sequence GTGAGCAACATCGAGCAAACGGACCGGCCCGACCGGTTCTCCGTCGCACACCGAACGGTCGACGGCGTGCGCGTCGTGACCGTGCAGGGCGAGATCGACCACGACGTCCAAGAGCTGCTCAGCGCAGCCCTGCTGTCCGCGGACAGCGCGGCACAGGCGTCGCGGATCGTGGTGGACCTCAGCAGGGTGACCTTCATGGACTCCAGCGGCATCAACGTCTTCATCCTCGCCCACCAGGCCGTCAGTGCCGCCGAGGGATGGCTGCGTCTCGCCGCCGCCCAGACACCCGTGCTGCATGTCCTGCGACTGGTCGGCATCGACACATTCATCACCTGCCACCCCACCCTCGAGCAGGCCCTCGAACCCTGA
- a CDS encoding ANTAR domain-containing protein, which translates to MRALARLEQENAQLRQAVNSHAVVDQAIGVLVAVHRIASAAGFEVLREVSQHTNVKLHTVAEMVIGWALGQSLPETVERELGQAVQCRSGQDDVPGRPQ; encoded by the coding sequence CTGAGGGCGCTGGCCCGTCTGGAACAAGAGAATGCCCAGCTACGGCAGGCCGTCAACTCCCATGCGGTGGTCGACCAGGCGATCGGTGTCCTCGTCGCGGTCCACCGGATTGCGTCGGCCGCCGGGTTCGAGGTGCTGCGTGAGGTCTCCCAGCACACCAACGTCAAGCTGCACACGGTCGCCGAGATGGTGATCGGCTGGGCGCTGGGGCAGTCACTGCCGGAGACGGTGGAGCGGGAGCTGGGCCAGGCCGTGCAGTGCCGCTCGGGTCAGGACGACGTCCCGGGCCGGCCGCAGTAG
- a CDS encoding cupin domain-containing protein has translation MADQKRCSVVRTGHYEGAQGGVFGAGISAQSAGAERLCLHRLVMAAGSRGRPHLHEGHESAIFIQSGQVEVWHGEGLAEHVVLRAGDYIHIPADVPHMPVNSGTQEMVCLVARTDPNEQEGVRLLDLPAWLEDRVGPVAVGAG, from the coding sequence ATGGCAGATCAGAAGCGGTGCTCGGTGGTTCGGACCGGGCATTACGAGGGAGCTCAGGGCGGTGTCTTCGGGGCGGGCATCAGCGCGCAGTCGGCGGGGGCGGAGCGGTTGTGTCTGCACCGGCTGGTGATGGCCGCGGGCAGCCGGGGCCGGCCTCACCTGCATGAGGGTCACGAATCGGCCATTTTCATCCAGTCCGGACAGGTCGAGGTGTGGCACGGGGAAGGGCTTGCCGAGCATGTGGTGCTGCGCGCGGGCGACTACATCCACATCCCGGCGGACGTCCCGCACATGCCGGTGAACAGCGGCACGCAGGAGATGGTGTGCCTGGTGGCGCGGACCGACCCGAACGAACAGGAGGGGGTCCGGCTGCTGGACCTGCCGGCGTGGCTGGAGGACCGGGTCGGCCCTGTGGCGGTGGGGGCGGGCTGA
- a CDS encoding DUF6417 family protein — MDGYEHLDLDEIDFAPMEHDTERLRLLTLDEAYELIQVRTAAEEGGAAAQEAGRLAREIGARIPSKS, encoded by the coding sequence ATGGACGGATACGAACACCTTGACCTCGATGAGATCGACTTTGCGCCCATGGAGCACGACACCGAGCGGTTGCGCCTGCTGACGCTGGACGAGGCGTACGAGCTGATCCAAGTGCGCACAGCCGCAGAGGAAGGCGGGGCGGCCGCGCAGGAGGCGGGCCGCCTGGCGCGCGAGATCGGCGCGCGCATCCCGTCGAAGAGCTGA
- a CDS encoding LacI family DNA-binding transcriptional regulator produces MRHPYPIREIARQAGLSTATVDRVLNDRGNVTESTIREVHEAIKDLDRQQSQVRLGGRTFMIDIVMQTPERFSTAVRDALEAELPSLHPALVRSRFHFRESCPPEELIGTLDKIAKRGTQGVILKAPDEPEITAAVGRLVAAGIPVVTLVTDLPHSARLAYVGIDNRAAGATAAYLLGQWLGKRAGNVLTTISRGSFRGEEEREMGFRSAMRLADPRRSLVEVTDSDGLDATQHDLVLEALKRDEDIIAVYSAGGGNLATLDAFDALGRECEVFIAHDLDHDNTRLLRERRLSAVLHHDLRQDMRRACQVIMRAHKALPDDGPSLPSAIQVVTPFNMPPGAPTVPIVD; encoded by the coding sequence ATGCGACACCCCTACCCGATCAGGGAAATCGCTCGCCAGGCCGGACTGAGCACGGCCACCGTCGACCGCGTCCTCAACGACCGGGGCAACGTGACGGAGAGCACCATCAGGGAGGTGCACGAAGCCATCAAGGACCTGGACCGCCAGCAGAGCCAGGTCCGGCTCGGCGGCCGCACCTTCATGATCGACATCGTGATGCAGACCCCGGAGCGGTTCTCCACCGCGGTGCGGGACGCGCTCGAAGCCGAGCTGCCCTCCCTGCATCCCGCTCTCGTGCGCTCACGCTTCCACTTCCGGGAATCCTGCCCTCCCGAGGAACTGATCGGAACCCTGGACAAGATCGCCAAGCGTGGCACGCAGGGCGTGATCCTCAAAGCTCCCGACGAGCCAGAGATCACCGCCGCGGTCGGCCGGCTCGTCGCGGCCGGCATCCCCGTCGTCACCCTGGTGACCGACCTGCCCCACAGCGCCCGTCTGGCGTACGTCGGCATCGACAACCGCGCGGCTGGCGCCACCGCCGCCTACCTCCTCGGACAGTGGCTGGGCAAGCGGGCCGGCAACGTGCTCACCACCATCAGCCGGGGCTCTTTCCGCGGGGAGGAGGAACGCGAGATGGGCTTCCGCAGCGCGATGCGTCTCGCCGATCCCAGGCGATCCCTGGTGGAGGTCACCGACAGCGACGGACTGGACGCCACCCAGCACGATCTCGTGCTGGAGGCGCTCAAGCGGGACGAGGACATCATCGCTGTCTACTCCGCGGGCGGGGGCAACCTCGCCACCCTCGACGCCTTCGACGCGCTCGGACGGGAGTGCGAGGTGTTCATCGCGCACGACCTCGACCACGACAACACCCGCCTGCTGCGCGAGCGCCGCTTGTCCGCGGTCCTCCACCATGACCTGCGCCAGGACATGCGCCGCGCCTGCCAGGTCATCATGCGCGCCCACAAGGCACTCCCCGACGACGGCCCCTCGCTTCCCTCGGCGATCCAGGTGGTCACGCCGTTCAACATGCCGCCAGGTGCTCCGACCGTGCCGATCGTCGACTGA
- a CDS encoding phytanoyl-CoA dioxygenase family protein: MSPTAAGARTWLTEADCDLDAFRSLVEQRTDLADHPSAERVEHNVPLYDSARLRSLSATPQGRRSVQDELIRALLDGPGIVVLKRAFTDAAVVDATSEAFHALIEEERATGAARGDHFAEPGANDRVWNALDKVAVRAPEAFADYYANDILELIAEAWLGPAYQVTSQVNVVNPGGAAQSVHRDYHLGFLSQERAAAYPAHVHRLSPVLTLQGAVAHCDMPVESGPTLYLPHSQKFEPGYLAWRLPQFVEYFDAHHVQLPLEKGDAVFFNPALFHAAGHNRSADIRRMANLLQISSAFGRAMETVDREAMANALFPVLLRRKAEGMSQDWLRRVVAAIAEGYPFPTDLDLDPPVDGLAPPSQADTLRQAVVEGWAPQRLSQELQAAAKRRRS, from the coding sequence ATGTCTCCCACAGCCGCGGGAGCGCGGACTTGGCTGACCGAGGCGGACTGCGATCTCGACGCGTTCCGCTCACTGGTGGAGCAGCGCACCGACCTCGCCGATCACCCCTCGGCCGAGCGGGTGGAGCACAACGTCCCGCTCTACGACAGCGCACGGCTGCGCTCCCTGTCGGCCACCCCGCAGGGCCGCCGGAGCGTGCAGGACGAATTGATACGGGCCCTGCTCGACGGGCCCGGCATCGTGGTCCTCAAGCGCGCCTTCACCGACGCGGCCGTCGTGGACGCGACGTCCGAGGCCTTCCACGCGCTGATCGAGGAGGAGCGCGCCACCGGTGCGGCCCGCGGCGACCACTTCGCCGAGCCCGGCGCGAACGACCGCGTCTGGAACGCCCTGGACAAGGTGGCCGTACGGGCGCCGGAGGCGTTCGCCGACTACTACGCCAACGACATCCTGGAGCTGATCGCCGAGGCCTGGCTCGGCCCCGCCTACCAGGTGACCTCCCAGGTCAACGTGGTCAACCCAGGGGGCGCGGCGCAGAGCGTGCACCGCGACTACCACCTCGGCTTCCTCTCCCAGGAGCGCGCCGCCGCCTACCCAGCGCACGTCCACCGCCTCTCACCGGTGCTGACCCTCCAGGGCGCGGTGGCGCACTGCGACATGCCCGTCGAGTCCGGCCCGACGCTGTACCTGCCGCACTCGCAGAAGTTCGAGCCCGGCTATCTCGCCTGGCGACTGCCGCAGTTCGTCGAGTACTTCGACGCCCATCACGTCCAACTCCCGCTGGAGAAGGGCGACGCGGTCTTCTTCAACCCGGCGCTCTTCCACGCCGCCGGCCACAACCGTTCGGCCGACATCAGGCGCATGGCCAATCTGCTGCAGATCTCCTCCGCCTTCGGCCGCGCCATGGAGACGGTGGACCGCGAGGCGATGGCGAACGCGCTGTTCCCGGTGCTGTTGCGCCGCAAGGCCGAGGGCATGTCGCAGGACTGGCTGCGCCGCGTGGTGGCGGCCATCGCCGAGGGCTACCCCTTCCCCACCGACCTCGACCTCGACCCGCCGGTCGACGGTCTCGCCCCGCCCTCCCAGGCGGACACCCTCCGGCAGGCCGTCGTCGAGGGCTGGGCCCCGCAACGGCTGAGCCAGGAACTGCAGGCCGCCGCCAAGCGCCGCCGAAGCTGA
- a CDS encoding SDR family oxidoreductase — MGLLETPLLENLVVLVNGGSQGVGAGIVRAAVREGANVVFTGRRADLGEKLAADTGARFVQTDLSDPAQARDSAVQAIDAHGRVDCLVNAAGLTSRGSLLDTTPELFDQHMAINLRAPFFAMQAAVADMTARKAPGTIVNIISNCAHGGPPHLAPYSAAKAGLGGLTRNAAHAHRWDRIRINGLNIGWTDTEGEDATQRAFHDAGDDWREKAARSQPMGKLGQVDEIADFVVFLLSDRSGVVTGSVIDWDQNVFGGQD; from the coding sequence ATGGGACTGCTTGAGACCCCTCTGCTCGAAAATCTGGTCGTCCTCGTCAACGGCGGCAGCCAGGGCGTCGGCGCGGGCATCGTACGGGCAGCCGTGCGGGAAGGCGCGAACGTCGTCTTCACCGGCCGCCGGGCCGATCTGGGCGAGAAGCTCGCCGCGGACACGGGTGCGCGCTTCGTGCAGACGGACCTCTCCGACCCGGCGCAGGCACGCGACAGCGCCGTACAGGCCATCGATGCTCACGGACGCGTCGACTGCCTGGTCAACGCGGCGGGGCTGACGTCGCGCGGCTCGCTCCTCGACACCACGCCGGAACTCTTCGACCAGCACATGGCGATCAATCTGCGCGCGCCGTTCTTCGCGATGCAGGCGGCGGTGGCCGACATGACGGCCCGCAAGGCGCCGGGCACCATCGTCAACATCATCTCCAACTGCGCGCACGGCGGTCCGCCCCACCTGGCGCCGTACTCGGCGGCCAAGGCCGGTCTGGGGGGCCTGACGCGCAACGCCGCCCACGCGCACCGCTGGGACCGCATCCGGATCAACGGCCTCAACATCGGGTGGACGGACACCGAGGGGGAGGACGCCACTCAGCGCGCCTTCCACGACGCGGGTGACGACTGGCGGGAGAAGGCCGCCCGGTCTCAGCCGATGGGCAAGCTCGGGCAGGTCGACGAGATCGCCGACTTCGTCGTCTTCCTGCTCTCCGACCGTAGCGGGGTGGTGACCGGCTCGGTCATCGACTGGGACCAGAACGTCTTCGGCGGCCAGGACTGA